Proteins co-encoded in one Arachis hypogaea cultivar Tifrunner chromosome 11, arahy.Tifrunner.gnm2.J5K5, whole genome shotgun sequence genomic window:
- the LOC114924647 gene encoding uncharacterized protein, whose amino-acid sequence MSESFNTVIVEEREKPIITMLEDIRVYLMIRWVANRDRIHTYQENIMPLIRKKLKKRASLARDWRPYWLADSKYEVMCGLDKFVVDLAAAECSCRKWQMSGIPCPHAISCISFKGLDLESYVDDCYKKDAYLKCYQEVIHPVNGPDLWERTQYDDVMPPPYRRPSHRHVKKRKRGPADKENRS is encoded by the coding sequence ATGAGTGAAAGTTTCAATACTGTCATAgtagaggaaagagaaaaacctaTTATTACCATGTTAGAAGATATTAGGGTGTATCTGATGATTAGATGGGTTGCCAATAGAGATAGGATTCACACTTATCAGGAAAACATTATGCCACTAATTAGGAAGAAATTGAAGAAACGGGCAAGCTTAGCTAGGGACTGGAGGCCATACTGGTTAGCTGATAGTAAATATGAGGTTATGTGTGGATTGGATAAATTTGTTGTGGATCTGGCTGCTGCTGAGTGTTCTTGCAGGAAGTGGCAAATGAGTGGCATTCCATGTCCTCATGCCATCAGCTGCATCAGCTTTAAAGGACTTGATTTGGAGTCCTATGTGGACGATTGCTATAAGAAGGATGCTTACCTGAAGTGCTACCAGGAGGTGATACACCCTGTTAATGGACCGGATCTATGGGAGAGAACTCAGTATGATGATGTCATGCCACCTCCCTATAGGAGGCCAAGCCACAGACATGTGAAGAAGAGAAAACGAGGGCCTGCAGATAAGGAGAACAGAAGCTAG